In Candidatus Nitrosarchaeum limnium SFB1, the following proteins share a genomic window:
- a CDS encoding SNARE associated protein produces the protein MNEIETLIQWLITLVSENLYPGVFLAALIETVFPPIPSEAIFSLAGYSILKNNMNTIHVLGVGIVGGCGATTGAFVIYLIAKKIGRIGLVKYLKYVKIKEKTLEKADRWFEKYGDKSVLVGRLMPGIREIVSIPAGIFNMNPIKFLIFTLIGSCIWSITLTSIGYYFGVATIHIF, from the coding sequence TTGAATGAGATTGAAACATTAATTCAATGGCTTATCACATTGGTATCTGAAAATCTCTATCCTGGAGTATTTTTAGCTGCATTAATAGAAACTGTCTTTCCCCCAATACCTAGTGAAGCCATATTTTCATTAGCAGGATATAGTATTCTAAAAAACAATATGAATACAATTCATGTTCTCGGAGTTGGAATCGTGGGAGGCTGTGGTGCAACAACGGGTGCATTTGTAATTTATCTAATAGCAAAAAAAATAGGGCGTATCGGGTTGGTAAAATATCTAAAATATGTGAAAATTAAAGAAAAGACTTTAGAAAAGGCTGATCGTTGGTTTGAAAAATACGGAGACAAGTCAGTACTTGTTGGAAGGTTAATGCCTGGAATAAGAGAGATTGTATCAATTCCTGCAGGAATTTTCAACATGAATCCAATTAAATTTTTGATTTTTACGTTAATAGGGTCATGTATTTGGAGTATAACATTAACTAGCATAGGATACTATTTTGGAGTGGCAACAATACATATTTTCTAA
- a CDS encoding hypothetical protein (hypothetical protein CENSYa_0851) codes for MVSIPHILSGISIILLVIYGVDVIVGGGGAGKGFLPFDAMTRGIGFGMPPIILSFIAFFIAKKPPFKGLGIMLIITGILIIIGGTMSMSSASESENAARMIGEGGSLIGVGAIITALGGIKIKKSLSKV; via the coding sequence ATGGTATCTATACCACATATCTTATCTGGAATTTCAATAATTCTTTTAGTTATATACGGTGTAGATGTTATAGTTGGAGGCGGAGGAGCAGGAAAAGGGTTTTTACCTTTTGATGCAATGACACGTGGGATAGGTTTTGGGATGCCACCTATAATATTGTCATTTATTGCATTTTTTATTGCAAAAAAACCTCCATTCAAAGGATTAGGCATAATGTTAATCATAACAGGTATTTTGATCATTATTGGCGGTACAATGTCTATGTCTAGTGCAAGTGAATCTGAAAATGCTGCCAGAATGATTGGAGAGGGTGGCAGTTTGATTGGAGTAGGTGCAATAATTACGGCTTTGGGTGGAATAAAGATAAAAAAATCTCTTTCCAAGGTATAA
- a CDS encoding phosphoribosylaminoimidazole carboxylase, ATPase subunit yields MGMGKILGIIGGGQLGMMIAEAAKKMPEHISKIIVLDPTPNCPASQVGADQITADFKDQDAIKKLAEKSDIITYEIESGNSDVLKSVENKAEIEPAPETLRIIQDKFLQKTFLNKNNIPIPEFIKISSIFDLEEGLKKFGYPALLKARRDAYDGRGNFKINSPDQIKNAYDYFQGKKLMLEKFIPFKMEVSVIAARNTKGQIKTYPLVENIHEENILRETIAPARVSKTISKKANDIAIRTMTVLEGAGVFGIEMFVTQDDQILINEIAPRVHNSGHHTLQSSKTSQFEQHLRAILGLELGSTELIHPTIMYNILGSKSFEGKYKPISLSESDIFLKMYGKEISKPMRKLGHFNLVAYNGETIEYLLKRLELIKDKVVIHPIN; encoded by the coding sequence ATGGGTATGGGTAAAATTCTTGGAATAATTGGTGGCGGCCAACTTGGAATGATGATTGCAGAAGCTGCCAAAAAAATGCCAGAGCATATATCCAAAATAATTGTCTTAGATCCTACACCGAATTGCCCAGCTTCACAAGTAGGTGCAGATCAAATCACTGCAGATTTTAAAGATCAAGATGCAATTAAGAAACTAGCTGAAAAATCAGACATTATAACATATGAGATAGAATCTGGAAATAGTGATGTCTTAAAATCAGTTGAAAATAAAGCTGAAATAGAGCCAGCCCCTGAAACATTAAGAATTATTCAAGATAAATTCTTGCAGAAAACATTTCTAAATAAAAATAATATTCCAATTCCTGAATTTATAAAAATATCATCTATTTTTGATTTAGAAGAAGGTCTAAAAAAATTTGGCTATCCAGCATTACTTAAAGCAAGAAGGGATGCGTATGATGGAAGAGGAAACTTTAAGATAAATTCTCCAGATCAAATTAAAAATGCATATGATTATTTTCAGGGTAAGAAACTCATGCTTGAAAAGTTTATTCCGTTTAAAATGGAAGTATCTGTAATCGCAGCTAGAAACACAAAAGGTCAAATCAAAACATATCCACTTGTAGAAAATATTCATGAAGAAAATATTTTAAGAGAGACAATAGCTCCTGCAAGAGTTTCAAAAACAATATCCAAAAAAGCAAATGATATTGCAATTAGAACTATGACAGTATTAGAAGGGGCTGGAGTTTTTGGGATAGAAATGTTTGTAACTCAAGATGATCAAATATTGATCAACGAAATAGCCCCAAGAGTTCATAATTCAGGTCATCACACTTTACAATCAAGTAAAACATCTCAATTCGAGCAACATCTTAGAGCGATTTTAGGTCTAGAATTAGGGAGCACTGAATTGATTCACCCTACAATAATGTATAATATTTTAGGTTCGAAATCTTTTGAAGGAAAATACAAACCAATATCATTGTCAGAATCAGATATATTTCTAAAAATGTATGGAAAAGAAATTTCGAAGCCAATGAGAAAATTAGGACATTTTAATTTAGTTGCATATAATGGAGAAACAATAGAGTATTTACTGAAACGTCTTGAATTAATTAAAGATAAAGTGGTTATTCATCCAATCAACTAA
- a CDS encoding phosphoribosylaminoimidazole carboxylase, catalytic subunit, translating into MSYTKKPLIGIIMGSSSDSKIMNDAAEILDKFKIKHEDQIISAHRTPSRLEEYAKHAENMGFKIIIAGAGGAAHLPGMIASHTILPVIGVPIMVYNDKQSKKLENMKFSSFGGLDSLLSISEMPNGSPVVAVGINKAGNAGIYAMKILANEFPELKKKLKQYKLDQHDSVLKESESLKKQGLSKFVQKKFK; encoded by the coding sequence ATGAGTTATACAAAAAAACCATTGATTGGAATAATCATGGGATCTAGTTCGGATAGTAAAATAATGAATGATGCCGCTGAAATTTTAGATAAATTTAAGATAAAACATGAAGACCAAATTATCTCTGCCCATAGAACTCCCTCTAGATTAGAAGAATATGCAAAACATGCAGAAAACATGGGGTTTAAAATAATCATTGCCGGTGCAGGAGGGGCTGCACATCTACCTGGAATGATTGCATCTCATACAATACTGCCTGTGATAGGAGTACCGATTATGGTTTACAATGATAAACAATCAAAAAAACTAGAGAACATGAAGTTTTCATCTTTTGGAGGACTAGATTCCCTTCTATCTATATCAGAGATGCCAAACGGCTCTCCTGTTGTGGCAGTAGGGATTAACAAGGCTGGCAATGCTGGAATTTATGCGATGAAAATTTTGGCAAATGAATTTCCTGAACTTAAAAAGAAATTAAAACAATACAAATTAGACCAGCATGATTCAGTATTAAAAGAATCAGAAAGTTTGAAAAAACAAGGGCTTAGTAAATTTGTTCAAAAAAAATTCAAATGA
- a CDS encoding Threonine dehydratase, whose protein sequence is MYESIKNGSLTSCGGARTIADGISVKIPGQKTFSIIKELIDDVVLVDDSEIIKAMFLLMERSKFVVEPAGVVGLAYLISTKPAPGKKVVTILSGGNVDMYLLGQIVDKGLATMGRLLKISILLPDRPGAFKEIVDEISAANANIVEVVHDRLSSNINAGSAGVTLSLETQGKEQTDKLIEILKKKNIQFSLMT, encoded by the coding sequence ATGTATGAATCAATCAAAAACGGTTCATTGACTTCATGTGGTGGTGCAAGAACAATAGCTGATGGCATATCTGTGAAAATACCTGGACAGAAAACATTTTCAATAATTAAAGAATTAATCGATGATGTAGTATTGGTAGATGATTCTGAGATCATAAAGGCCATGTTTTTGTTAATGGAACGCTCAAAATTTGTAGTAGAGCCTGCAGGAGTAGTAGGGCTGGCATATTTGATTTCTACAAAACCAGCTCCAGGAAAAAAAGTTGTGACGATATTATCTGGAGGTAATGTAGACATGTATCTTTTAGGACAGATAGTCGACAAGGGACTAGCAACGATGGGACGATTACTAAAAATATCAATTTTGTTGCCTGATAGACCAGGAGCATTCAAAGAGATAGTTGACGAAATTAGTGCAGCAAATGCAAATATCGTTGAAGTAGTCCATGATAGATTAAGTTCAAACATCAACGCAGGTTCTGCCGGTGTTACATTAAGCTTAGAAACTCAAGGAAAAGAACAAACTGATAAGCTAATTGAAATATTAAAAAAGAAAAATATCCAATTTAGTTTAATGACATAA
- a CDS encoding Threonine dehydratase: MEEVKYLFYVEKFLMNPTYNDIKNANSMRGNEIRKTPLVYSPTFSDITGSQIYLKAEFQQKTGSFKIRGAYYKIKLLSTEEKKHGVVAASAGNHAQGVAFASSLEKIPCTIIMPKNASPSKVSATKGYGATVILEGVNYDEASAKAKEISQKTGATMIHAFDDTEVIAAQGVIGLEILEELPDVDEIYVPIGGGGLAAGVLIAIKEKILKLK; encoded by the coding sequence ATGGAAGAAGTCAAATATCTCTTTTATGTAGAAAAATTTCTAATGAACCCAACTTACAATGACATTAAAAATGCAAATTCTATGCGTGGAAACGAAATAAGAAAAACACCTTTGGTTTATTCTCCCACATTTAGTGATATTACAGGTTCACAGATTTACTTAAAGGCAGAATTTCAACAAAAAACTGGCTCGTTTAAAATTAGAGGGGCATATTACAAAATAAAATTATTATCAACTGAAGAAAAAAAACATGGGGTAGTAGCAGCATCTGCAGGAAATCATGCTCAAGGAGTTGCATTTGCATCATCATTAGAGAAAATACCTTGTACAATCATCATGCCAAAAAATGCATCCCCATCAAAAGTTTCTGCAACTAAAGGTTATGGTGCAACTGTGATTTTAGAGGGAGTAAACTACGATGAAGCATCTGCAAAGGCAAAAGAAATATCTCAAAAAACAGGAGCTACGATGATTCATGCATTTGATGATACAGAAGTAATAGCAGCTCAAGGAGTAATAGGATTAGAAATATTAGAAGAACTTCCAGATGTTGATGAAATCTATGTCCCTATAGGTGGTGGGGGATTAGCTGCAGGTGTTTTAATTGCCATAAAAGAAAAAATCCTAAAATTAAAGTAA
- a CDS encoding adenylate/guanylate cyclase, whose translation MSNTNNPNNSKIKDDTLQSNPNLVDMLLGQKTQKIVDSETMILETQKRIWGALKQGYEYSGITDESDKFLRKNVFSKFDMIVLYVDLVGSTTMTLELPEDKLAIIISSFAQEMASVINLHGGYVLKFVGDAVIGYFVASENPLLAADNAISCAKSMLTVIQKGINPILNQYDYPDLMVKIGADFGQSIVVRYGSNPDSSHVDLMGPAMNIASKIQSHAKPNQILIGYDVYSKLHPSSQSMFKQIIWKNNEWKFRSRLTGEIYKVYEYVG comes from the coding sequence ATGTCTAACACTAACAATCCCAATAATTCTAAAATTAAAGATGATACTTTACAATCAAATCCTAACTTGGTTGATATGTTACTTGGACAAAAAACTCAAAAAATAGTGGATTCAGAGACTATGATTTTAGAAACACAAAAACGAATTTGGGGGGCACTAAAACAAGGTTATGAATATTCTGGAATTACTGATGAATCCGATAAATTTCTACGAAAAAATGTTTTTTCTAAATTTGATATGATCGTACTCTATGTGGACCTTGTTGGTTCTACTACAATGACGTTGGAATTGCCTGAAGACAAATTGGCAATAATTATCAGTTCATTTGCTCAGGAAATGGCATCTGTTATCAATCTTCATGGTGGATATGTTTTAAAATTTGTAGGTGATGCAGTTATTGGATATTTTGTAGCATCCGAAAACCCTCTCTTGGCAGCAGACAATGCAATTAGTTGTGCAAAATCAATGCTAACAGTAATTCAAAAAGGAATTAATCCAATTTTAAATCAATATGATTATCCTGATTTAATGGTAAAAATTGGAGCTGATTTTGGCCAAAGCATAGTTGTTCGATATGGTTCAAATCCAGATTCATCTCATGTTGATTTAATGGGTCCTGCAATGAATATTGCTTCAAAAATACAATCACATGCAAAACCAAATCAAATTTTAATTGGATATGATGTGTATAGTAAATTACATCCTTCATCACAATCCATGTTTAAGCAAATTATTTGGAAGAATAATGAATGGAAATTCCGTTCAAGATTAACCGGTGAAATTTACAAAGTTTATGAATATGTTGGTTAG
- a CDS encoding hypothetical protein (hypothetical protein Nmar_0851), with protein sequence MSLSIRSSICDLKEQSIRISDQLKLSKNDSKLATFNIEYLKDKAKIWQILDIFMDDLPTKQLKDLYGLNPNIPHLALQFPRLPPGLSNPVFKIFENPMKEKFADDNALINKKLHGFQQSYQKYASGLLNMTSGQIIPPGHPLFSQQNSVNSLKEENDKLLKENLELKKKLDAKKGSKRN encoded by the coding sequence ATGTCTTTGTCAATTCGCTCATCTATTTGCGATCTAAAAGAGCAATCTATAAGGATCAGCGATCAGCTCAAATTGAGCAAAAATGACTCAAAATTAGCTACATTCAATATCGAATATCTCAAAGACAAGGCAAAAATATGGCAAATACTTGATATTTTCATGGACGATTTACCTACTAAGCAACTAAAGGACCTCTATGGTTTAAACCCAAATATCCCACATCTTGCGTTACAGTTTCCAAGATTACCGCCTGGATTATCCAATCCTGTGTTTAAGATATTTGAAAATCCTATGAAAGAAAAATTTGCAGATGATAATGCGTTGATCAATAAAAAATTACATGGATTTCAACAATCATATCAGAAGTATGCTTCTGGATTATTGAATATGACCTCTGGTCAAATTATACCTCCAGGACATCCGTTATTTAGCCAACAAAATTCTGTTAATTCTCTAAAAGAAGAGAATGATAAATTATTGAAAGAAAATTTAGAATTAAAGAAAAAATTAGATGCTAAAAAAGGATCTAAAAGAAATTAG
- a CDS encoding hypothetical protein (hypothetical protein Nmar_0852), with amino-acid sequence MANTPADAWKSKIVQYRKKCQSILQLSNSVRYAGVINAYGRTLTGIVRSDVKPLLKSEQVKNEFFIISTLMTLRRDTVSAIGKLDYVLLQHLKVSIIIFQKDELTYYVSIDRTEKNIDKIISLIKKTI; translated from the coding sequence ATGGCTAATACCCCTGCAGATGCATGGAAAAGCAAAATTGTTCAATATAGAAAAAAATGCCAAAGCATTCTTCAATTATCAAACAGCGTCAGATATGCAGGTGTGATAAATGCATACGGTAGAACCCTTACTGGAATTGTACGATCTGATGTAAAACCATTACTAAAATCAGAACAAGTAAAAAATGAATTTTTTATAATTTCTACATTGATGACATTAAGAAGGGATACTGTAAGTGCAATTGGTAAATTAGATTATGTATTATTACAACATCTAAAAGTATCAATTATTATTTTTCAGAAAGATGAATTAACATATTATGTTTCAATTGATAGAACTGAAAAAAACATAGATAAAATAATTTCATTAATTAAAAAAACAATCTAA
- a CDS encoding glyoxalase/bleomycin resistance protein/dioxygenase, producing the protein MNIKKVGNVILAVKDLDKSVKFYNELIGLPIKRQRRSWVDLGTSGALLSLHPASLTAQHIGSSIENGITIGFLVGDVTSAVEELKSKGVKIYRDIVDREAGKNAMILDPDDYLISLFEPSFEDKDKQTGGYHGFTPA; encoded by the coding sequence ATGAATATCAAAAAGGTAGGAAATGTTATTTTAGCCGTTAAAGATCTAGATAAGTCAGTAAAATTTTACAATGAGTTAATCGGCCTCCCAATTAAGAGGCAGAGGCGTTCTTGGGTTGATCTTGGAACATCAGGTGCATTATTGAGTTTACACCCAGCATCACTCACTGCTCAACATATTGGTAGTTCAATTGAAAATGGAATCACTATAGGATTTTTGGTGGGAGATGTGACTTCGGCAGTTGAAGAATTAAAATCAAAAGGGGTGAAAATATATCGGGATATTGTAGATAGAGAAGCAGGAAAAAATGCAATGATTTTGGATCCAGATGATTATTTGATCTCATTATTTGAACCAAGTTTTGAAGATAAAGATAAACAAACTGGTGGATATCACGGATTTACTCCGGCTTAG
- a CDS encoding AsnC family transcription regulator, with protein MVRAIILVKSPKKLIAARLRKVNSVYDSFPTSGQFDAVAIIEVEELGNIRDVTNQIQKINGVERTETMVEVQ; from the coding sequence ATGGTAAGAGCAATAATTTTGGTGAAATCCCCTAAAAAATTAATTGCAGCAAGACTACGCAAAGTAAATTCAGTGTATGATTCTTTTCCAACAAGTGGACAATTTGATGCCGTAGCAATCATAGAAGTAGAGGAATTAGGAAACATTCGAGATGTTACAAATCAAATCCAAAAAATCAATGGTGTTGAGCGAACAGAAACTATGGTCGAAGTTCAATAA
- a CDS encoding hypothetical protein (hypothetical protein Nmar_0855) codes for MKALCLITVKPGKVDVVVEILKKKRKIIKDVMVVTGRADITAILHGSIDDINNTVIDFKKIKEIVTTETLIEVEVNMGW; via the coding sequence ATGAAGGCACTTTGTCTGATTACAGTAAAACCTGGTAAAGTAGACGTAGTAGTTGAGATTCTTAAAAAAAAGCGTAAGATAATAAAAGATGTGATGGTTGTTACTGGCCGTGCGGACATAACGGCAATTTTACATGGGAGCATTGATGACATAAACAATACAGTAATAGATTTTAAAAAAATTAAAGAAATTGTTACGACTGAGACATTAATTGAAGTGGAGGTAAATATGGGATGGTAA
- a CDS encoding hypothetical protein (hypothetical protein CENSYa_0042), whose protein sequence is MVKKITKESKGKATPKGKATPKGKATPKGKATPKGKGVKAKPKKSKEDPSDDMSIVIVDDDISIDQEKVNEERRAYLEESRSQEAYD, encoded by the coding sequence ATGGTTAAAAAAATAACAAAAGAATCAAAAGGTAAGGCAACACCAAAAGGCAAGGCAACACCAAAAGGCAAGGCAACACCAAAAGGCAAGGCAACACCAAAAGGTAAAGGAGTAAAAGCCAAACCTAAGAAATCAAAAGAAGATCCTAGTGACGATATGAGCATCGTAATTGTAGACGACGATATCTCCATAGATCAAGAAAAAGTAAATGAGGAAAGAAGAGCTTATCTTGAAGAATCTAGATCGCAAGAAGCATATGACTAA
- a CDS encoding Signal transduction histidine kinase, whose protein sequence is MKKKLSEELNEKLHENLSKIAKAESELVKKKNNLELELKEKTKKLIESERLSAIGELSSRVSHDLKNPLTVIKGTVGILKLRKGMPIDDFVMKRLELMEASIFRMTHQIDVVLDYVQHTPLDKKDESLKQIIENSLQLQKIPENIRVVLPKNDITYNCDRVKMEVVIGNLLLNSIQAIGLEKGQIVIEILETPIAITIIIQDSGSGVPNEHIQKIFEPLFTTKQEGTGLGLSSVQSIIEQHGGIIDLKNNPTTVTITLPKRSS, encoded by the coding sequence ATGAAAAAAAAATTATCTGAAGAACTAAATGAAAAACTACATGAAAATTTATCAAAAATTGCAAAGGCAGAATCAGAATTAGTAAAAAAGAAAAACAATTTAGAATTAGAATTAAAAGAAAAAACTAAGAAATTAATTGAATCAGAACGACTTTCAGCAATCGGTGAGCTTTCTTCTCGTGTTTCACATGATTTGAAAAATCCTTTAACCGTTATCAAAGGTACTGTGGGGATATTAAAGCTAAGAAAAGGAATGCCAATTGACGATTTTGTTATGAAAAGATTAGAATTGATGGAAGCATCAATTTTCAGAATGACTCATCAAATTGATGTAGTGTTGGATTATGTTCAACACACACCACTGGATAAAAAAGATGAATCACTAAAACAAATTATTGAAAATTCATTGCAATTACAAAAAATTCCAGAAAATATAAGAGTAGTACTTCCAAAAAACGATATTACATACAATTGTGATCGTGTAAAAATGGAGGTTGTTATTGGTAATTTGCTTTTAAATTCCATTCAGGCTATAGGGTTAGAAAAAGGACAGATAGTAATTGAAATTCTTGAAACGCCTATTGCAATAACTATCATAATACAAGATTCAGGAAGTGGGGTACCAAATGAACATATTCAAAAAATATTTGAGCCATTATTTACTACAAAACAAGAGGGAACTGGATTAGGATTATCTAGTGTACAAAGTATCATAGAACAACATGGTGGAATAATTGATTTAAAAAATAATCCAACAACGGTTACAATCACACTTCCCAAAAGATCATCTTAG
- a CDS encoding hypothetical protein (hypothetical protein Nmar_0567), protein MTLSNKNKTLASKLEFLIVAVSLIAILIPLRILSREIFADGWIASLGLITLVFGIILFLAKKEKMGAFGRMFIRQITKTHQGKKKLFVYSQTILFLSVGVFTIFSIHSGNHDYYDLKQQVIEKLHKQGILVDSNLNYDAIHKITSEITPNQQISAITALPILSVQDFKVFSVVLAVTDHLMGGWVMYFWQVMIIECIEFGVFLGISKRYFLKNINH, encoded by the coding sequence ATGACTTTATCAAATAAAAATAAAACTTTAGCATCTAAACTTGAATTTTTAATAGTTGCTGTATCATTAATTGCTATTTTAATTCCTTTGCGAATACTATCTAGGGAGATATTTGCTGATGGATGGATTGCCTCACTTGGGTTGATCACATTAGTATTTGGAATTATCTTATTTCTTGCAAAAAAAGAAAAAATGGGAGCATTTGGACGGATGTTCATAAGACAGATAACAAAAACTCATCAGGGTAAAAAAAAATTGTTCGTTTATTCTCAGACGATATTATTTCTATCAGTGGGGGTTTTTACAATATTTAGTATACACTCCGGCAATCATGATTATTATGATTTAAAACAACAGGTAATTGAGAAATTACATAAACAAGGAATCTTGGTAGATTCTAATTTGAATTATGATGCAATTCATAAAATTACCTCTGAAATTACCCCAAATCAACAAATTAGTGCAATTACTGCATTGCCAATTTTGTCAGTTCAAGACTTTAAAGTTTTTTCAGTAGTCTTGGCTGTTACTGATCATTTGATGGGGGGATGGGTAATGTATTTCTGGCAAGTTATGATAATTGAATGCATAGAGTTTGGTGTATTTTTAGGTATTAGTAAAAGATATTTTTTAAAAAACATTAATCATTAA
- a CDS encoding NADH dehydrogenase, FAD-containing subunit has product MLPQVVSGLIHPSNISTPIRYFCKKAKFLQANVESIDLDQQLVTIQRSFDNKVHTLEYDYLVLSLGGKSNYFKNVNLKNHSFSMKSIEDAIAVKNHIILMLEHAAQTGNYELQKTLLTFVVVGGGFAGVETISEINHFVRQSISKFYKSINPKNVNVILISSKDRILPEINEELANTALRFLEKEGITVLKNSRATDAGEEFVLLNNGEKISCATLVWTGGITMKKVVSELKCEHGDNGRVKVDETLKIVNRDNVFALGDCALIPDISTNGIYPSTAQHAIREGKIIAENLKILFDSKNQLKKFSFNSMGIMAIIGNRMGIATISGHDISGIMAWSIWRFYYLSKIPTFGKKIKVFVDWSIDFLLPRDVTLIGTIKKKQIHGIHITDKIPSIKEQLSMKF; this is encoded by the coding sequence ATGCTGCCTCAGGTAGTTTCAGGATTAATTCATCCAAGTAACATTTCTACACCTATCAGATATTTTTGTAAAAAAGCAAAATTTTTACAAGCTAATGTTGAATCTATTGATCTAGATCAACAATTAGTGACAATTCAAAGATCATTTGATAATAAAGTTCATACTTTGGAATATGATTATCTTGTATTATCGTTGGGTGGTAAAAGTAATTATTTTAAAAATGTAAATTTGAAAAACCATTCATTTTCAATGAAAAGTATTGAGGATGCAATCGCAGTTAAAAACCATATAATTTTGATGCTTGAACATGCTGCTCAAACAGGAAATTATGAATTACAAAAAACCTTATTGACATTTGTTGTTGTGGGGGGTGGATTTGCAGGTGTAGAGACAATAAGCGAGATTAATCATTTTGTTAGACAATCAATTTCAAAATTTTATAAAAGCATTAATCCTAAAAATGTAAATGTGATATTAATTTCTTCAAAAGATAGAATTTTACCCGAAATTAATGAAGAACTTGCAAATACCGCTTTAAGATTTTTGGAGAAAGAGGGCATTACAGTATTGAAAAACTCAAGAGCAACTGATGCAGGAGAAGAATTTGTTCTTTTGAATAACGGTGAAAAAATATCTTGTGCAACATTGGTTTGGACTGGCGGCATAACTATGAAAAAAGTGGTTTCTGAATTAAAATGTGAACATGGAGATAACGGTAGAGTTAAAGTTGATGAGACTTTAAAAATTGTAAACAGAGATAATGTATTTGCATTGGGTGATTGTGCATTGATACCTGATATTTCAACAAACGGTATCTATCCATCTACTGCACAACATGCAATCAGAGAAGGAAAAATAATCGCTGAAAATCTCAAGATCTTATTTGACAGTAAGAATCAATTGAAGAAGTTTTCATTTAACAGTATGGGAATTATGGCAATAATTGGAAATCGAATGGGGATTGCTACCATATCAGGACATGATATTAGTGGAATAATGGCTTGGTCTATTTGGAGATTCTATTATCTGTCAAAAATTCCAACGTTTGGTAAAAAAATTAAAGTCTTTGTAGATTGGTCGATTGATTTCTTATTGCCACGTGATGTAACTCTAATTGGAACAATTAAAAAGAAACAAATTCACGGTATACATATAACAGATAAAATACCTTCAATCAAGGAACAACTATCCATGAAGTTTTAA
- a CDS encoding CheY-like receiver has translation MKILIVEDEIDLLEEYQTFLESHKHTVVLATDGESALKTFFSKMPSGTNTSYFDIVILDYQLPGKNGMDVASEILSKCPDQRILFASAYVEDTLKESIKTLKQIVELLQKPFSLQTMLNIIEDTSTYTELEKLNVDIKNLKNIEPTHAQITTYLDIMKKLHNKSK, from the coding sequence ATGAAGATCTTAATTGTTGAAGATGAAATAGATTTGCTTGAAGAGTATCAGACATTTTTAGAATCTCATAAACACACGGTAGTTTTGGCTACCGATGGTGAATCTGCATTGAAAACTTTTTTTTCAAAAATGCCGTCTGGGACAAATACATCTTATTTTGATATAGTTATTTTAGATTATCAATTACCTGGAAAAAATGGTATGGATGTAGCATCTGAAATTTTATCTAAATGTCCTGATCAGAGAATATTATTTGCATCTGCATATGTAGAAGACACATTAAAAGAATCAATCAAAACTTTAAAACAAATTGTTGAACTTCTTCAAAAACCATTTAGTTTACAAACTATGTTGAATATTATTGAAGATACGTCTACCTACACTGAATTAGAAAAACTGAATGTGGATATTAAAAATCTTAAAAATATTGAGCCAACACATGCACAAATAACAACTTATTTAGACATTATGAAAAAATTACACAATAAATCGAAATAG